In the genome of Populus nigra chromosome 19, ddPopNigr1.1, whole genome shotgun sequence, the window GTGAGCCTTTGTTGCAATGGGTCCTCCTATAATACCCAAAATAGCAAAACAGCCAAAGAGCTGAACATGCACCCAGTTGAGTCTCCACTGGAAAAGTATGGCAGTTCACTCCtcaaaaaacctataaaatacAGACTCAAAACCAGCCTTCCAACTCCACAAGACCTGCACAACTTTCACCAAAAAAATCCATTTCATATCATTCTCTCGGATTCCTCACTCAAGCTTAAAATCAAACATGGGTATTCGTTTACCATCCATGATTAGCAGTGTCAAACATGTAATCAAAGGGAAGTCTCTTCATGGTAGAAATCAGCCTGATGTACCCAAAGGACATGTAGCTGTATATGTTGGAGAAATGCAAAAGAGGAGGTTTGTGGTGCCAATATCATACTTGAGCCATCCTTCATTTCAAGATTTGCTTAAACGAGCTGAGGAAGAGTTTGGCTTCAATCCTCCAATGGGAGGTCTTACGATTCCATGCAGAGAAGATGCCTTCATCAAGCTTGCCTCTAGATTGCAAGCCTCATCATGAAttcaaaaggaagaagagagcaatcttttccaattttgtctttgtttatgtatttatttttctagtagaaTAGTTGTATTGATTTATGTATAGAAGTATTTAAGGGATGTCTTCGCGATTCATCAATGAAAATCAAGATCCTAGCTCGATAATTCTCCATTTTTgtgaattctatttttttatcttaattattgttaaaatttaCAGGGACGGCTCTTACTTAAGCAACACTTTAAGTCCTTGTCtggaaaatagttttattttttaaataaattttagaaaagtgaattattttttaatgtttgataatattatgaaaaataaattgaaaaacactttttaatatttagttatgtcatgaaatataagttagaaaataatttattaatttttttttattttttttcaagtttattaaaagaatgagaaacaaatcttataaattaaaaagttgaatgaaaattaaaaaaaaattaaaaaaaaatctaatttcatcaattatctcaaataaaatacataataattatcaaaataataaagattaaatttgacatataaaaaagttgaaaaatagatgaaatttttttttaaataattacaaattcataaattattttaaataaaataaataacaattattttatctccAAGCCTGAGGAAAGCCATATGAATATTTGAGGTATTTAGTTGTTgagaaataatattgtttttgagaattgtattataaatatttgattgtttcttcattattttttatctaattattttttttatttattatatatggatttaaactttatttgtactaaaaataatctcttaagattttttaatgatatcaaattataatgtaataaaaaatcttaaataatcttttttttttgttatagcgatcaatttttttcctactaaatttatccttttttatcatttattttgctttgaatattaattttattacttttttttaatatattctcaatgattaaaaacaaaagaaaaaagccaTGTGAATATTTGATGAAGGGGCCTACCATTAGCCAATCTTTTCTGAATATGTTGCCTTGACTTGGTGGTGTACGGCTGTTTCTTTTAATGCATTTCATATAGAATCATCAACCTTGAGCTAAGCCATGTGAACCCTTCTAGCCATGGGTCCTCCCTCTGAGAAAAGAAACAGCCGAATCTGCTGAGCATGCACTCCCATCGGCCATCGGCCTCTTTACTGGGAAAGTATTTGATGGGAAATTTGGTACCAAACTCAACACGCAAAATTTAGTCTGGCAAAACTTTGATGATTTATTAACTGCGAGCTCTTGAAAATACCacaaattaaatagaaatagaaataaccattgatcttgaattttatcatttacaCATTACCTAAATCAACAAACAGTCCTCATTTCgactattaacaaaaaaaaaatcttaaactgTACCTGATTCAAAAATACGACCAGTGCTCATATGCAAGTGTCTTGAGTTAACTTTACCCCTTAACTTCAAAAGGGATACTTGAATTCATTCTCTCCCATAGCATGAACATTTTCCTCACACTTATCTCAATCCCAAGAAAGTATAACTCCTAGCGTTTTCTTTACTATACGAACCATGAAAGAGACTCGTTTCAGGTAGCTATGATCATCCTATACACTCCATTCCCAGCCACTCGTCCAGTTTATTAATGTCTTTCCAATCAGGTGATATAAATTGTCACACTTTTCTCCTTTCATCAGGATTGTGTCATCATGTGTGACTTTCAGGATTCTTCATGCAGCAAATTAGCATCATCCAACTGACTCAATAATATTAGACTCGTCCTCTTTTTCAGTGAAAAATCTTGCTTGATGTCATCGAATTAATTTAATAGATAATATCGAATGCTTTTATCCTCTTTATTTTGACTCAGACATTGTTAGAGAGtatatatatcattaaaatCGTAATATGAATAATATTCACAAAGTCATCCATGGCATTAAAGGGCTTTTAGTTCATTTCAATCATATTACAATTATGACTTGAGATTTCTGTTTAATGGTTTGGGTTTTAGACCTTGGAAAGAGTGGAAATGTAAAACTGAAGGCCGGTTACTTCCTATAAGACCGTTGGAACTAGACAAGTACAACGCATAGCAATGCATAAAACCCACTATCTTCAATATATAGCACAGAGGGATCTTCATGTGCTTAATTTCAAGGCAAGTTCAATTCCCAAGATTCATATTTTAACTCCTCCTTTCCTTGCGCTTTTTCATCATGACAGCATGGAACATTAAGCTATCGAATTGGCCTTACGTTGTTCAAGGCCAACTACCCATGTGTAGTCATGTGCTGTTCTTCGATATTCTTTAAACAAACCACAAATCTTTATGATCAAAAAGCGAATTGAAAACCAAGGGTTAAGTGTGAATATTTAGTAAGGTGCTTATATAAATGGCGCATGAAGAGGGAGATTTCCTTAATTTGTCAGCCAATCATTGCAGGTTCCAACTGAAAATCGTTGCCCTAAGTACAAAAATAGCAATATATATACATAGCATAGGATATACCTCGCCGGACCTTATCATTAGAGCTTCTACATGAAGAAATATATAGGATCCTTTAGATATGGAATTCACGTTATCCTagcctaaaacaaaataataaataactaaaaaggtatattttttggttttgataagTATACTATATACGTAcaaatgaaaagggaaataaaCTTGAGGGAACTCCAGGGATTTAGGAGTTACTCGTTAATTGGTTGTGTTTCCAGATTTGAGTGGTTAGAGACTGGAGAACTAGCCAGATTTTTTAgagatattttgaaataaaaagcattAATCACTctcaaattcaaatcaattgGTTTAATTAAAGATCAAGTTCAAAGCGTAATTCAATTCTTTCTGCCTTACTcgattactattaaaaaaaaaaaaaaaaacttttcaccTTCTCAACCGAGCTATCCAGTTTCAGGTGGCTGCCGCTggttttttttggattgataaAATGTTATGGCCCATGGATGGGGCCGGACCACCATATTGCGGAGGTGGATGAGGTTTATGGAGAGTGTTTCAGCCAATTTCTTGAGCAAAGCAGATGAATCGTTCGTTGAGTTGGGTCCCGTGGTAACTCAAGAACCTAGCTGCTTGTCAAGAAGGACGTAATCGCTTGAAGTTGCCCGGCCCATTTTTCATTTGTGTTCCCTCATCGCCATCGGTGCCTCGATCTGTCACTTCACCTTGGCCTCAATCATAGAGATATTTATATTGAGATGTCATCATTAGCATATTCAAGACCACTCGAAAAGGTGGGCGATTTCTGGACTTAAATAGTAGAGAGTCTAGAGACCATTGATGAGTGGCTCTTTGCCTTCGAGAATAAGAATCATAGTGGTATTAGATGCATGCACATAAATATACCAGTTTACAGCTGCCTGTTTTGAAGAATTAATAGTGAGTGACGCCAGGCTTGGACCAAGATGTGTGTCTCGATATTTAGGTCTCCAGGAATCAAGTGGTATCTGTGGATCAATAAGACAGAGAAACTCAAAAGAAGCTGTCGAGCTTATCCTTATTGAGCTTAAACCCATCAGCCAAGTGGTGTGTGAAGTGTCCCTTTTGGAAGAAATACATGCACCCATTTCTCATCTCTATAAATACAACTACTTCATTTGACCCTTCCAACTCCCAAGCTACTTCACTTCCAAATTCTCCCCTTCACTCCCAGAACCAATTCTATTCAAATCATACATTTCCTGACATGGGTATCCTTGGTTTTCCTTCTGTGGCTCATAATGCCAAGAAAATCCTCAAACATCAGTCTCTTCTTAGTAGAAATCACTCAAATCTTCCGAAAGGGCACGTTGCAGTGTACGTTGGAGAATTCCAAAAGAAGCGGTTTGTGGTCCCAATTTCATATATTAATCATCCTTCTTTCCTAGCCTTGCTTAATCGATCTGAGGAAGAATTTGGCTTCAATCATCCAATGGGTGGTCTTACAATTCCTTGCAAAGAAGATGCCTTCATTGATCTCACTTCTCGGCTACACGACTCGTGAACAAAACCAAGAATGAAACGAAGAAGTTCTCAACAATTTTGATAGGGCattcttttcttatttagttCATTTTCTTGGACAGCAGAATCTTAATAGAAACTGGCTCCTGCATAGGTTTTTTTGTCTATCTAGTTTTtcggttttgtttttgaaatgatGTACGTAttattaattggtttttatatttcttataatttctctggttaaataataataattaaaaacatatatgaacCCTTGGCTTCTCAAAAATCTCTCAATGAATGACAGGCTAGATGTAGAGTTTCGTATTGCAGTAGCTAGTCAGGTGCTTCTTTGTCCCCGCAGTCACATGAGCATGCGAGTTGGAAGAAAGGCCAAGTCAACCAATCCCATCATCCTTTGAGAATGGAGATTCAGATTCCCCCCAGCAAGATGTCGTTTCAAAGAAATCTGTCCAGCTAAAACATGGAAGATGGAAACCTTTCCAGAGCTcacaaaaacaatcaaattccTAGTTTCTTACCTACATGTAAATGCTGGGTTCTAAGCTGAGCAAACTGTTGGTAGCATCATCCATTGCATAAATTATAGACACAAACATTAAATTTTCAAGGTAGATAGGAAAATGCATGGAGAAATGCAGACCAAGTTATGTTTGAGGTGGGTATATATGGCAGCATCGGTTGTTGCTGAATGCATTGGCAGGAAACTTGCAATTACATGACTAATGTAAGAAATTAAGACCATGGCAACTTCTAATTTCTGCACAAGATATATCAGTAAGATTGCAAATTCCTTGCGCATGTTCTGATTTTAGTTAAAATCTATGATAAAATAAGGCAGTGGATTTTCTTGCAACTTAGATTAATTTAAGCCCTTTCTCAGGTCTACTGCATCTAGGGCAGTTGTTTTGGACTTGTTAAATGGCTATGCGTTGCAATTGCGAACACCTGTAATAAACACTCAGGGCTCGGGGCTTTATGCCAGCTATCTTGTGATCAATTGTATGCCTTACCAACCTGCTAACTCCGCACAAATTTTATACCAGTGCTGTTAAAATTGTCCTCTGACGAGCCATGCAACTAAGGTCACTGTCTGCTCCCATCGGGACATATCAGTGCAACCAAAAGTCCAAAGTTAGAAGGCCAAGGAATCAACATGGTCCTGGTGTTGATTCTAGCTAGACATAGCATTCCCTGTTGTTCAACTTGTCCTGAATTAAGAAATGAGAGTGTGCTGATGCAGCACCAGAGAAATGGACAATAATTATGTCTCGATTCAAGACCCATAATCTTGAACATGAGGGCATCTAGCTGTAGCATGGATATTATAGCGACCACTGGTATAATCTCGGCAACCATTGAGCAATGTGCATGCCAATTATCTCATTCTATCCTGGCAGATAAATTTAGGCTCGGCCGCACAAGGCTAAACACAGCTGAGACGCCAAATCTCAAAATGTTAACCACATGATTAGTTGATTATGGCTATGTTGGGGCCATTTCGATGACTTTACAGACTTCAATGCCATACTGGCCAAACTGGAGAGGTTGGTTTATACTCCCTCCTCATTAAGGCCAAGTTTGATCAGTATGGCATTTAAGTCTTAACAAGAATTTCACAGCCCATTATTACGTACGGTTCGAATTTCAAAACCATTGAAAAAAATCCCCATAGATTGATTAACCTCGGTATGAATATCCCatgtttgataataaaaaaataattttagttaaagaTATCATAATTTGATGTACCCGGTCTGCCTCACCATGCATGTTGACCTAGAAGATATTATATTCAAAACTAATatcaagaggaaaaaataaacaaaacattataattttaataaaaaaaatatttgatccgATGGATTAAGGGTGTAACTAACAATCGGGTCTCGCAACTATAAAACATAGAAAGTTTATCCTAACATGGACAGAATTTCAGGTTAggtaaaaattaagaaaacaacaaaaaaaacaaagacgcGGAGCCGATTAGGCTGACTAGTCGACGTCTATCAAGGACGGGCCAACCAAAGTGTAATAAAGGACGGTGAGAGGCAAAGACTTGTAGGTGTTTGGTGGGTCTGCTATctaaccttttattttagagGCTCCCTAACCGCCCCACGTGTCCTATCCACACAAAGGATTAGTGGTCACCGGCCACTCTCTTGGTTTAAGGGCCTGATTAGTTCTGTCTCCAAATGTGTTTAAGCCTACTGATTATGCTTAAGGGGATTTAGTTAACGTTAATTAGAAGAGACTTGTCATGTTCCTCGAACCCaagtttctattaaaaaaattattaagtgaGATATATAGAGCtcaattatgtttgtttttttatcaatttaatccctAGCTTCTGTTTGtatattctaaaaagaaatacgtccttatattttttttaagttcttatattttaaaaaaataaaattagtaataaattttaatatttttaacaactgCTAGCATCCTCCTACGTCCTACCTTTAAGTTTTCTTAATTCTTTCTTGGGCCGACGTCGTACACTAGAAAATGCTTCTTGAAAAGGAAGAGGAAACGTGCCGTATATGAGCCACACTCTCGCAAAGCAGAAAAGCCACTCAGATGATCCCATTCTCTCACATATTTAAAAGCTTAATGACCCAAGAAGCAGAGAAAGCAGCAAAGGGAGACTCACCTAGAGCAGACCTTCACTTTAGCTCGTGTGTGATTCACGAGatacacacacaaaaacaaagccgaagaactcacaggaaaggaagaagagaaaggaaaagggtTGAGAGAATTAATGGAGAAGAGTAAGGGTAGCAGTAGCGGTAGCACAAGCACAGAAAAGATAAAGACAAGTGGGGGAAATGGACAGGTTTTAGACGGTTCAGATATAATAGAGTTGGTTGGGAATGAAGAGGTGTTTAGCAGTTTTGTGGATCATAAGTTCCAAGAGCTGGATAGGGATAGAGATGGTAAGCTCTCTTTGAAAGAACTTGAACCTGCCGTTGCTGATATTGGCGCTGCCCTAGGCTTGCCTGCTCAGGGTTCATCTCCTGATTCTGATCATATCTACACCGAGGTTAGTAATATTTCTTCGCTCTCTTTACTTTGATTCCCTGTTTTCGTCCTTCCCCCCTCTCTTCAACGAGGTCTCGTTCTTTGAATATAGACACAAGTTAATCAATCAtaggttttattgtttttttcctttttttattaatcaaattaagGACACAACTAATCCTAGCAGCCACAATCTAGCTGCATTAACATGGTTCAAGAATCAATCTAGATAtaccctcaaaaaaaaaaaaaaaaacataaacgtTTTCACTGCGCTTTGAAAACCTAATTCTACCTTTGGTTTTATAGCCTTTTGCTGGCTATAAAATTAAgttattcattaaatttattttctctttaaaagatctcaaatttaaatttatatatgtatatataaataaatattctagAAATAATCAGAATTTTGTATTTTGCTAGCTTGTAGCCAATGTAGGAGATGGGTGTGTTACGTATGATTTGACTTTACACACCCCCTCATTACGTCCtaagttgtatttttaattgCACTAGAACTCCTTTAACTTCAACAACAACCTAAAAATGTCTCATTGCTTTCATCATTCTTTCGTAAgtcttaattaagttaattgcTCCAAAACTTTTTCCGGATTCGTTGTTTATAACATTGATGATCTAATAAACTTTCAGGTTTGAACAGCGAAATTACTAAATTCTCCATCTTTAGCTTCCCTCGAGAAACACCTAAACTGTTTTTCAGTTTAGTCGGTGTTGTGGGTTAGCTTTTCAGTTCTCCTTTAGTACTTTTCCCACTTGACTTCTATCATTCTCTTCCCTCTTCTTTTTATCATTACATGTTGGAGAGGAATCTGCAGACGAATGTTGTGCAAACTACATGaacatttttcctttctttagtGTGTATTAGATTGATTTCtatgagtaataaaaagatgaTTAATTTGTTAGCTAAATGATTTCATAGTACTTCCAAACTTGAGGGTAATTAAGTAAAACAAAACTTATTAGGGTTGGTGCatgtaatattattaattagaagttaaaaaattatatacaaggAAATTTCTTTGCTTgattgaaggggaaaaaaaacagttacTGTCAATTGggggaaaaaaatgatatttataggGTGTGTTTGATATCTATTGTAGTGCAGaataatttttacatgaaaatactacagaataatttttttaatttttttatgttttacattattacattaaaattattaaaaattaaaaatatattaatttaatatttattcaagataaaatatatttttaaaaaacattcagaACCAGAAATTACTTTACTCCAACCAACGTCTTAGCTAATTGACGAATTTAgaaatacatattttattttattttgagttttttatatgtGACCTAGTATGATTTTTGTTTGTCGGCCTGCTTAGATTTAAAAAGGCAGTGCTTTAGTGTGGACATGACCAAAAATAGGAATGTATAACCAACTGCTCCTAGCATCGTAATTAATTTGTGGAACCAACAGCTCCATTGATGAAATCATGAATGTAGGCTCTATATCATAGTTTAACCTGTGATTGAGTGCATGATAAATGTGGGAGCAGTAAAACATCATCTCATGCCCACAAGAACATGTAGAATTGTCTAGCTAGGACCACCAACGCAATAAATTGTGATTTGTCTCTTTCTAAGAATCCAAAAGGGTTAGAGAAGTTAGGAGTAGGAAAAACTTGTAATAATGTTGCATCAAATATCATGCTTGCTACAGCAATTTCTtcttaaaactataaaactcttgtagtaataataataattattattaattcatctctctttctctctatccatagttttatcaaaaaaaaaaacatgcatgttATTGTAGGTTCTAAATGAATTCACACATGGCAAGCAAGAGAGAGTGAGCAAGACTGAGTTCAAAGAAGTTCTATCAGATTTTCTTCTAGGCATGGCTTCTGGTTTGAAGCGAGACCCCATAGTGATCCTCCGTATTGATGGAGAAGACCTCTTAGAGTTCATCAATGGACCAGATTATGAAGCAGAAATGGTGCTCTTGTTTTCACAGTTAGAATCACCTGATGGATCACTCCATGACCACATTGTCAAAGTTTTGGAACAACTTACAGTAGATCAAGGGATGCCCCCGTCTTCAGATTCTTGGGTGAGTAATGGAATTTTATACAtgaaatcaattcaatgttgtAACATTAGTTAATATGGGGTTTTAGAACAAATTGTGGAGTTATTTTCTCATGTTCGTAGGTAATGAGCAACATTGTGGAACCAGCTTTACAATCTTGTACTGGTCAAGATCATGACAAGCCGCTTTCTCAAGAGACATTCCTGGCGGAGTTCAGGAAAGTGGCAGAGAGTGTAGCTCAACATCTCAAAGAGCAGCCTGTGATTGTTGCACACTGTGAAAACACCTTTGATGGAAGTGGAATTAGGAGACTCTTATCCAACAAATTTGAATTAGACAAGGTTTGGATCTTACTACataacctctctttttttccatcaaacTAATCAGCATTAATAAGTTCATATTTTATTGA includes:
- the LOC133679560 gene encoding uncharacterized protein LOC133679560 isoform X2, with the translated sequence MASGLKRDPIVILRIDGEDLLEFINGPDYEAEMVLLFSQLESPDGSLHDHIVKVLEQLTVDQGMPPSSDSWVMSNIVEPALQSCTGQDHDKPLSQETFLAEFRKVAESVAQHLKEQPVIVAHCENTFDGSGIRRLLSNKFELDKTLNTATENAPKDRNGKISNEYLRVALDAVAPSAGLPPIGAIQEMDEVIGEVFKMMNADDGKLVKEDEFKKMLTEIMGSIMLQLESNPVSISSNSVVHEPLASSTTLLQPSS
- the LOC133679560 gene encoding uncharacterized protein LOC133679560 isoform X1 produces the protein MEKSKGSSSGSTSTEKIKTSGGNGQVLDGSDIIELVGNEEVFSSFVDHKFQELDRDRDGKLSLKELEPAVADIGAALGLPAQGSSPDSDHIYTEVLNEFTHGKQERVSKTEFKEVLSDFLLGMASGLKRDPIVILRIDGEDLLEFINGPDYEAEMVLLFSQLESPDGSLHDHIVKVLEQLTVDQGMPPSSDSWVMSNIVEPALQSCTGQDHDKPLSQETFLAEFRKVAESVAQHLKEQPVIVAHCENTFDGSGIRRLLSNKFELDKTLNTATENAPKDRNGKISNEYLRVALDAVAPSAGLPPIGAIQEMDEVIGEVFKMMNADDGKLVKEDEFKKMLTEIMGSIMLQLESNPVSISSNSVVHEPLASSTTLLQPSS
- the LOC133679737 gene encoding auxin-responsive protein SAUR21-like: MGIRLPSMISSVKHVIKGKSLHGRNQPDVPKGHVAVYVGEMQKRRFVVPISYLSHPSFQDLLKRAEEEFGFNPPMGGLTIPCREDAFIKLASRLQASS
- the LOC133679147 gene encoding auxin-responsive protein SAUR23-like, which gives rise to MHPFLISINTTTSFDPSNSQATSLPNSPLHSQNQFYSNHTFPDMGILGFPSVAHNAKKILKHQSLLSRNHSNLPKGHVAVYVGEFQKKRFVVPISYINHPSFLALLNRSEEEFGFNHPMGGLTIPCKEDAFIDLTSRLHDS